Proteins found in one Misgurnus anguillicaudatus chromosome 3, ASM2758022v2, whole genome shotgun sequence genomic segment:
- the LOC129445110 gene encoding interferon-induced protein 44-like, which produces MGGSGCKPKTPPPPEPEFHEPWRKFDWNQRDVLKKKLEKFTLSNEDVKYIKILVAGEVGAGKSSFINSVNNVFQQRITSIALVDSSAGDSKSFTKKLKASRIKSGPKFLPYAFTDIMGLESAALAGSQPEDVINAVFGHVKDGYKFDESEPIVQGKEHYISDPNLSDQAFCLVYVVAADTISFTDQKLIDKLRIIRHRISDRDIPQVIIMTKIDEACPVVKNNLRKVYHSKKIKEKMQNCCDLIGVPMCNIFPVKNYHEEIDTNPDVDVLILKALDQIVYLAEDRLDSSSSW; this is translated from the exons ATGGGCGGGTCAGGGTGCAAACCAAAAACACCACCACCGCCTGAACCAG AATTCCATGAACCATGGAGAAAGTTTGACTGGAA TCAGAGAGATGTCCTGAAAAAGAAACTGGAAAAATTCACTCTGAGTAATGAAGATGTGAAGTACATCAAGATCCTGGTTGCTGGAGAAGTTGGTGCAGGAAAGTCCAGCTTTATAAACTCGGTCAATAATGTCTTTCAACAAAGGATCACCTCCATAGCACTAGTTGATTCATCTGCTGGGGATAGTAAAAGTTTTACCAAAAAG CTCAAAGCATCCCGCATTAAAAGTGGACCCAAGTTCTTGCCCTATGCCTTCACAGACATAATGGGCTTAGAATCTGCAGCGTTGGCTGGGTCACAACCAGAGGACGTCATCAATGCTGTATTTGGCCATGTGAAGGATGGCTATAAA TTTGATGAGTCGGAGCCAATCGTTCAAGGAAAGGAACATTACATCAGTGACCCCAACCTCTCTGACCAGGCTTTCTGTCTGGTTTACGTTGTAGCTGCTGATACAATATCATTCACTGACCAGAAACTTATTGACAAGTTGAGGATCATTCGCCACAGAATCAGTGATAGAG ATATTCCTCAAGTCATTATCATGACCAAAATAGATGAAGCATGTCCAGTGGTGAAGAACAATCTAAGAAAGGTGTATCACAGCAAGAAGATCAAAGAGAAG ATGCAGAACTGCTGTGACTTGATTGGTGTACCAATGTGCAACATCTTCCCAGTGAAGAACTACCATGAAGAGATCGACACAAATCCTGATGTTGATGTTCTGATTCTGAAAGCACTGGATCAGATTGTTTATCTTGCTGAGGATCGACTTGATAGCAGCAGTAGCTGGTGA
- the LOC129445109 gene encoding protein downstream neighbor of son homolog, which translates to MTEPGCYSPSFKKPSDVLRMRRKRARSDTFGGKASSPVVLADGVRPFSPGPLLNAPGRAGVKRRNPFASIENTYNSPKKRVLSYSGSGIGATEGKTAAAAGLEGKIKDERLNTGALLREELLQQQQQQHHYEKSVSISGEDSLFEEDLFEPESSDPVLKSPEGRPVSDVDPCEPCLEFPADWSLKTRLLFTSPQSFSWADQPKAQEEAQGLTAHCRAAYANLPAQIQDPRGCAELRCGFQQCLQYWQHPSFSWLPLFPRIGAERKFAGKMTPWAQDTGLEQSLMSDWSVSLTSLYSLLKSRLCPYFYLCSYQFTVLFRAAGLNGSKNISALMTPTTRGLREAMKTEGIEFTLPLLEDKKKSKDSSEVSESSRQADGEDPLRSCDDVKSDHSEDEDVGDDEIDDDGGFSWLKEMGVQDKIKKPDAISIKLRKEHREVRLDHRPESVVLVEGSNTFTLLNFLINCKSLVAGAGSQAGLPPTLLAPTAFRGATLHALKARTVNVKTQVRAGYQDVCSLEVTGPIMPHTLHALTQLLKPAQKGEFSVGLYTHEPTAVLNVPIGQTSELETRDGVVQDLFRCGLQQSTVEQLAVPTTLGKSALRQLHMKGHSYSWKS; encoded by the exons ATGACGGAACCGGGCTGCTACTCTCCCAGCTTTAAAAAACCATCCGATGTTCTGCGGATGAGGAGAAAACGCGCGCGGAGTGACACATTCGGTGGTAAAGCGTCCAGTCCGGTGGTGTTGGCTGACGGAGTCCGCCCGTTCTCACCGGGCCCGCTGTTGAACGCACCGGGGCGCGCGGGAGTCAAGCGCAGAAACCCTTTCGCGAGTATTGAAAACACGTACAACAGCCCCAAAAAAAGAGTTTTATCATACAGCGGCTCCGGTATCGGCGCTACGGAGGGGAAAACGGCGGCAGCTGCGGGTCTAGAAGGAAAAATAAAAGATGAGCGTTTAAATACCGGAGCTTTACTGAGAGAAGAGCttttacaacaacaacaacaacaacatcattATGAG AAATCGGTTTCTATCTCTGGAGAAGATTCGTTGTTTGAAGAGGACCTGTTTGAACCCGAGAGTTCTGATCCAGTGTTAAAG AGTCCAGAAGGTCGTCCGGTTTCTGATGTGGATCCGTGTGAACCGTGCCTGGAGTTCCCGGCGGATTGGTCCCTCAAAACCCGTCTGCTGTTCACTTCTCCTCAGTCCTTTAGTTGGGCTGACCAGCCGAAGGCTCAGGAGGAAGCTCAGGGTTTGACCGCTCACTGCAGGGCTGCCTACGCCAACCTACCTGCTCAAATACAG GACCCGCGGGGATGTGCGGAGCTGCGTTGTGGTTTTCAGCAGTGTTTGCAGTATTGGCAGCATCCGTCTTTCTCATGGCTCCCTCTCTTCCCGCGGATCGGAGCCGAGCGCAAGTTTGCTGGCAAGATGACGCCGTGGGCTCAGGACACCGGCCTGGAACAGAGTCTGATGAGTGACTG GTCTGTGAGTCTGACGTCTCTGTACAGTTTACTGAAGTCCAGACTGTGTCCATACTTCTACCTGTGTTCATACCAGTTCACTGTGCTCTTCAGAGCTGCTGGTCTTAATGGTTCCAAAAATATCAGCGCACTTATGACTCCCACCACTAGAGGACTGCGTGAAGCCATGAAGACTGAAG GAATCGAGTTCACACTCCCCCTGCTGGAGGACAAGAAGAAGAGCAAAGATTCATCTGAGGTCAGCGAGAGCTCTCGACAGGCTGATGGTGAAGATCCGCTTAGGAGCTGTGATGATGT AAAAAGTGATCACAGTGAAGATGAAGATGTGGGTGATGATGAAATTGATGATGATGGTGGATTTTCTTGGTTGAAGGAGATGGGCGTCCAGGACAAGATTAAGAAACCTGATGCTATTTCTATTAAACT TCGTAAGGAGCACAGAGAGGTTCGGTTAGATCACAGACCGGAGTCGGTGGTGCTGGTCGAGGGTTCAAACACATTCACTTTGCTGAACTTTCTGATTAACTGTAAGAGTTTGGTAGCTGGAGCCGGATCTCAGGCCGGGCTTCCTCCAACACTTCTGGCTCCTACGGCTTTCAGAGGAGCCACACTGCACGCGCTAAAG GCACGTACAGTGAATGTGAAGACTCAAGTTCGAGCGGGTTATCAGGACGTGTGCAGTCTGGAGGTGACGGGACCCATCATGCCTCACACGCTGCATGCGCTGACCCAGCTGTTAAAACCTGCTCAGAAGGGTGAATTCTCTGTCGGCCTGTATACTCATGAACCCACCGCTGTCCTTAATGTTCCCATCGGTCAAACATCTGAACTGGAGACACGG GACGGTGTGGTGCAGGATCTGTTCAGGTGTGGTCTACAGCAGAGTACAGTTGAGCAGCTGGCCGTGCCTACAACACTGGGAAAATCTGCTCTCAGACAGCTGCACATGAAAGGACATTCATACAGCTGGAAGTCTTGA